The genomic window CAAAGTAGAAAAAAGAGAAGGAATAAAAGTTGTGCATGGAGTTAAGCATATAGTAGTACTACTATGCTACTTTCAACCAATTATCCATCTCTTCTAAGATTCACAACAACTACTTTTGTAAACAAGGTGGTTGTTTTGTTAgttgaaaagagaaaaaagaagaagagagagttAGTACTCTCATGAAGATTCTCGTGACACAGACAGTTAGCTGCTGCTCCTACCTAAGGTTCTTAACGTTCAGTCGGCATTCAAAGGAATATGGGATATATTCAGAACTACTAGCTACATCATAAATTGCTGTAATGCACAGTAATTACTTAAAAAACATACTGAGAATTCTTTTTTAGTTGTTTTACTATTTACTAACAAATTCGAGTGTACTAAAAGACAACCCATAGAAGACGTGGTTTAAAGCTGGCTATAAATTAAGCATTTGTGGTATTCACGATGGAGAATTCCGTTAACTCGTGGAAGCAATCTTGGGATTGTTCTTTACGGGTTAATTAAATCATTTTTGTTGTTGATAGGTGGTTAAGGGTACGTTGAAATACGAATCCTCTCTTTTATTAAAGGCTATACAATAAAACCCTACCAGAATAGACATGCCATTGTATTTTATTCATTCTCAGTAGATAGGCAAAATCTATGATACCTTCTATCTCGTGGAAAACATGTTAGTTTGTAGTGTTGGGAGTTGTAAAATACTCTCATGCACTAGCTAGTAAAATGGTAAAACAAACTTCCACTGATATCTATGATCCGAGTTCCGCAATATGTGTTTGACATGAGCCCAATAATTTCTTAGAAATGGATGGGAGGAAAGGAAATACATCCCATAAGAAAAAAACAAACGTTATCCTTTTAGATAATGAAAATGAAACATAAGTCTGCAAATGAGGCAGGGAATGCTTTATGATCATGTTCCATCTTGGCATCATGTTGTTTGGCAACACACACCAACCAAAAGGCTGATTGATCAGTTTGTCTCTAGCTATCTTATGACTAACTAATCTTTATTAAATTCATCTCAGTTTAGTAGATAACaatttattaagattaaaaaGAAAGGAAACGCATTATATACTATataaattttggagggaaaacatAGCTCATAAAACTTTGGCATAATAATTTTGATTAGAAATGAATCAATTGTACATTGCAAGTTAAAGAGGTGTATAAATTAACAGAAAAAGAGTACAAAAGAAAGAATAATCAAAGTATAATTATAGGGATTACTTAGCAAAAGAAAGATCTAATCTCATTATTTATTGTAGACTTTATAAAGGTGAAACATTTGTATAAACTAATGTATTAGGTATCAATTTTTTTACCAAAACCACGTACTTTTGTAATCAAGGCTCTAACTTGTTGTGATTTTTACATTTATAAAAGAAAGATCTGGTTCTAAAGAATAAAGACTAAGTACTTCTTATAATTCATTAAGATATAATAGTAGAGAGAGTAATTTCCTCGACAAAGTAGTAAATTGATAGAAATCAATTGTTTTTGTTTGTTCATTTCCCAGTGGGAAGTGTAAGAAAAACAAATTCCTTCTTTCATTTTAATATAATAGGCTGGTTTTATGTATAATTTGGTTTTTTTTAATGATATACCACTTGTCATATCCAAGAAGGTTACTGGTGTGATCCTAGTAGTTGGGTCAAAAATTCATTTGCGTGGCCGATTTTTCTAATAACAtcctaaaaagaaaaattatagtgAAATCTAAGATTTGATTTCATGTTTTCTTGGCATAATTTATGCTTGACTATCACAATTTTCCCTAATGGAACTTGTTTCAAGTTGCTATTAGAAAGACAAACATCCACTAGAATTTTCAAAAAAGTAGTGATGAACAAACAAATAAACAAGAAAGACATTCTCCAAGTGGAAAAGCAACATTGTTTGTAGGATAATATTTTGGGGTGTTTTTATTTCATCCTTTTCATTGGAAAATGAGAATTTAAGGTAACGGTGGATTGGATATGGTTCTTCTTCATTACATCTTTTTGTTGCTTCTCATGAAAGGCTAGCTAATAACTTATTATTAGAATGCCTTGACAGGCCTTCTTTTTCCTATGTAGATATTGCTTTTCTTGTAAGGAAGACTTGGTATCATATTCTTCATTTTAATAATGCTAATCATCCACAATTATAATCTCAAAACCTAATCATATTTGGTTTAGCTGTTGTTGTTTTCTTACTTGAATTGAAATGTATGTAAAAAATTCATATAAATTGGTTGACTTTGCCTTCCCATAACCCATACCGTATACAAATTCATTGCTCAATGGATATTATTATGGGTTAGTTCATGGTGGGCCATATCCGGTCAGGAGTGATGTCTTGCGGGCCCAGTTAAAATCCTTGTGATGAAGTGTGCTGAGTCAGCAGTAAAGTTAGAACCAACCAGAGAAAGACTACTCTTAACATGGATCATGGATCTGTGAATTCAAGGCTAACCACATGGTATGAATATGCTTGCTGTCTAAACCTAGACACCTACAGTAGCAGAAACACAGGTAGCTGCATCCGAATGGGCTTCAGAGCTACTTCATGTATACGAAGCTCATTCACATAGAAACATATTTTGAGACATACTCAAGGCTGATAACCTATGTTTttgcctaggttcggctgataactcaaggctcggctgataacttttcagccgaacttgGACAgatgtatgcctcaaaacatttgagtatgcctcaaaacaggtttcttcaCATAGGGGGAGGTCCCAGGAACACTACCTACTTCTAAAATTACTGAGATGTAAACATTAAATGGTCATCACGAGTGCGTCTGAGCATATCTTACCATTCACCGGACCACAACATGTATAGGTTCGAACGTTCAACAATAGGTCAGGTAACAAGGTTTGCACACACATTAGCAAAGCTTCCAATAACACCCACAGTCAATGTAACGGCTAGAAGGTGTTTAAATCATACAGCCATGGATTAATGTTTTACCTCTTTTGCATGAAATAAAAATGAAGATCATCACGAAAGTAACCTTCAAAATAGTCCAATTACAGTAAATTACACCAAGTAGATGCAATCTCTAGTTTAACAATTGTCATAAAAAAGATGAGAAAATCCAAGGTTAACTTTTCTGCAAAACCTACAGAATCTGATCTGAATCAAATTAACTAGATTTTTGGCGAGGCATGATAAAGGTACAGCAGACGAGGAAGCAGTCTATTCAATGAGTAGAGCATTCATCTTACTTTGTAGCTGGAGGCAGGTTTCTGACTGACATTTTCAGAGGAATGGAGGAAGAATAACCCATCTTCGAGGATATTTTGGCCTTCCCTCCTTGCCATCAAATAACTGGAGCAGAAAAGAGTCAGCGTTAGAAATTAAAGATCAACTCAAGCAATACTACGTATTCAAGGTATTCAAGGGGATTGTATCCATTATTTActgaaatcataaagatcaacTCATCAAAGTCCATGGTCCAGCAACAAAGTTAAAAATGGGAAGATGAGATAAACCAGAAGAACCTGTCATAACTGGTTTACCAATTAAAATCAAAGAAGCTACAAATCCACAATTGAAAAGTCTTACCGCCAAACTTCTGAGTGCGGAATTCAGTTCAAGATTCAGGTTTGCTAGTAAAGCAGAAACTGTGGTTTCATGGTGAAAAGGGCTTGTTTATATTTACAAAATCTATTATTCGAAACCATGGTATTTGCACATATGGACACTGGAAAGTACTTGGACAGCTACAATTAGGTACAGCAGTTTCAGTAGAATAATAAGATACCGAAGGTACAGTATGTTCCATACCTTTCTCAGACGTCGGTGCTTTGCGAAGGCCCAGTTGGACATGATAGAAGCAGCAACCACTAGGAATACATAACCTGCAACAGTCTGTGTTGCAATGTTGAAACCCAACCACTGGTAGATCTCAGTTGTGTAATTTGCACAAGTCACTATATTGAACAAAAACCCATATGGGATTTGGTATCCTCCATTACCGCTGGGGCTACGAAGATTCCTCAGTATAAGATGGCAATACAAGTTAGAAACTTGACAAATTATACCAAACCCAAAGCCTATCGTCATTTGGAGGTCACTGACTGGGGTATAAAGTGGGTGATTCACATAGTAAGCTATGAAAGCGCCAAAAGACCAATAGTAAGTGCAGTTCCTAAAGACGTTTGAAATGGGAGAAGTGGCATGGCTAAATCTGTGAACAAAGAATGTTTCCATAATACGTTTGAAGTAGTGGAAACACCAGTAGTACATGGCATAGGTCTGGACTGGATGAATTACACGCTCCTCTTTGTAGCCTAAGAACTTGTACACTGGTAAGTAGTAAAAGAGAGGATAGATGACGAGAGGGCCGACATATTCCCAGAAGAAAAGTATTTGGTATGAAACCTGTGGACCAAGATCCTTGAACACCACTGTCAGGTTATCCTTCTTAGCATCACAGTAATCGGATAAATTCGTCTTGGAGTTGAGCACAGTAGGTTTGTCTTTGGATCCAGGACTGACGGGAAGAGTGAGACGTTGTCTCGAAGGATAGTACTTTTTTGCTGTCCAGCACAAAAAAATAAAAGTGGAATCAATGTCCAGATCCTCGAAATGAAGAAATACAGTCTCTCTACAGAACTGAAATATGGTACACATAAAATACTCGAACAAAATAACTGCTGAAAAATTAAAGAGAATTAGCTATGTTTCAAACTTCGAAGTTTATATGCTAATCGAGTATGTGCAGGACACTGGCATTATAGAGGCATTCTGCCAAATCACAATAGAGTAATTTGTGAGTTTTTGTCATTCAAAGTAACTAAGATAAATGTGTAGAATACTTAGTACCGTGTGTTGGAACACTCCATCGAAATTAAAACAAGGACAAAGTTAAATTAGTAGAGCTAAATACAGAGCTGAGCTAACAAACAC from Papaver somniferum cultivar HN1 unplaced genomic scaffold, ASM357369v1 unplaced-scaffold_80, whole genome shotgun sequence includes these protein-coding regions:
- the LOC113345081 gene encoding very-long-chain enoyl-CoA reductase-like — its product is MKVTVVSRSGREIIKGGIQLSDSATVSNLQEAIHAKTKKYYPSRQRLTLPVSPGSKDKPTVLNSKTNLSDYCDAKKDNLTVVFKDLGPQVSYQILFFWEYVGPLVIYPLFYYLPVYKFLGYKEERVIHPVQTYAMYYWCFHYFKRIMETFFVHRFSHATSPISNVFRNCTYYWSFGAFIAYYVNHPLYTPVSDLQMTIGFGFGIICQVSNLYCHLILRNLRSPSGNGGYQIPYGFLFNIVTCANYTTEIYQWLGFNIATQTVAGYVFLVVAASIMSNWAFAKHRRLRKLFDGKEGRPKYPRRWVILPPFL